A window from Laspinema palackyanum D2c encodes these proteins:
- the sbcD gene encoding exonuclease subunit SbcD, with protein MIKILHLSDIHIGSGFSHGRINPATGLNTRLEDFVSTLSRCIDRAIAEPVDLVLFGGDAFPDATPPPFVQEAFARQFHRLVEANIPTVLLVGNHDQHSQGQGGASLSIYRTLGVPGFIVGDRVTTHRIETAKGPVQIITLPWITRSTLMTRSQTEGISLSDVNQLLIDRLRVVLEGEVRKLDETVPTVLLAHLMADRAELGAERFLAVGKGFTIPISLLIRPEFDYVALGHVHRHQNLNPTNNPPVIYPGSIERVDFSEQKEDKGYVMVELERGQAKWEFCPLVVRDFKTIKVDVSEAENPQQQILKAVGKQEIKDAVVRLIYQLRSHQIDLIDNTVIHAALSAAHNYTIQAELVSQLARPRVPELNAGAGIDPLSALQTYLENREGLEDIKTDLLEAAEGLLAGDEQMWQFSSTAEDGEEREAIDDPSVQLKLL; from the coding sequence ATGATTAAAATTCTGCATCTTTCAGATATCCATATCGGCAGTGGGTTTTCCCACGGACGAATCAATCCAGCCACGGGCTTAAATACGCGATTAGAAGATTTTGTCAGCACCTTGAGTCGCTGTATCGATCGCGCCATTGCAGAACCCGTGGATTTAGTTTTGTTTGGCGGGGATGCTTTTCCCGATGCCACCCCACCGCCATTTGTTCAGGAAGCTTTTGCGCGTCAATTTCATCGGTTAGTCGAAGCAAATATCCCCACAGTTTTGCTGGTTGGCAACCATGATCAACATTCCCAAGGACAAGGGGGAGCAAGTTTATCCATTTATCGCACCTTGGGAGTGCCAGGGTTTATTGTCGGCGATCGCGTCACGACTCATCGCATAGAAACTGCCAAGGGTCCGGTGCAAATTATTACGTTACCTTGGATTACCCGTTCTACCTTAATGACGCGATCGCAAACCGAGGGAATTTCCCTATCTGATGTGAATCAGCTTTTAATTGACCGTCTGCGAGTCGTGCTAGAGGGGGAAGTCCGCAAACTAGACGAAACGGTGCCAACGGTCCTACTGGCGCATTTGATGGCCGATCGCGCCGAATTAGGTGCGGAACGGTTTCTCGCAGTCGGCAAGGGGTTTACCATTCCGATTTCCCTGTTAATTCGCCCCGAGTTTGATTATGTCGCATTGGGTCATGTTCACCGCCACCAGAACTTAAACCCCACGAATAATCCGCCAGTGATTTATCCCGGGAGTATTGAACGGGTGGATTTCAGCGAACAGAAGGAAGATAAAGGCTATGTGATGGTGGAATTAGAACGGGGACAGGCGAAGTGGGAATTTTGTCCGTTGGTTGTGCGAGATTTTAAGACGATTAAGGTGGATGTATCAGAAGCGGAAAATCCTCAACAGCAGATTTTAAAGGCAGTCGGCAAACAGGAAATTAAGGATGCAGTTGTGAGGTTGATTTATCAGTTGCGATCGCACCAAATTGATTTAATTGATAACACCGTTATTCATGCCGCCTTAAGCGCCGCACATAACTACACCATCCAAGCCGAACTCGTCAGCCAACTCGCCCGACCCCGAGTCCCCGAACTGAATGCGGGCGCTGGAATTGACCCCCTGAGTGCCTTACAAACCTATTTAGAAAATCGAGAAGGATTAGAGGATATCAAAACTGATTTACTAGAAGCGGCAGAGGGTTTATTGGCCGGAGATGAACAGATGTGGCAATTTTCCTCAACGGCTGAAGATGGGGAAGAGAGGGAGGCGATCGATGATCCATCAGTGCAACTGAAATTGCTTTAG
- a CDS encoding sensor histidine kinase, with protein sequence MYKWVLPTISEVLAQGGSTDNSSDLEMGLIGEDPGDRNGTTTHRDAATVWLRRIRADRQWQGAIASLSDLLDGELAKNDSHTRNPLSSKGLILSGPVPVLNQSTHLKQFSTWTFAGVQQSGAWLPSSLCPLSPDSGSNTPNPTVLPLLTGDPLAREHFCLVLTARFSLVMVVGLNSEGQPAFQFSFDPEEIALVWQGLRSRLLPFKNQNAISTLDQQFQQFPPRTPDYKLVCQFTQQLLEYLPEPVELDREMLDEMEAFAADWTGWGSSMRALPQSGGDCPNGEAEICWEVSGPDGNSRVSTSGERRTALSNPEPATAKTLRSKGGKAVGTVSAKTANPRKPAIDQPLDDLRDAASKNVRNQAPALDVELLQAIAHEVRTPLATIRTLTRLLLKRRHLDAEIIKRLEAIDRECSEQIDRFGLFFRAVELETTKDAHAPVHLTSTSLTQVLNSCIPRWEKQASRRNLTLDVILPQKMPSVVSDPSLLDQVLTGAIDNFTSTLPAGGKLQVEISLAGHQLKVELHSQTHASVNSETTVSGTQALKSLGQMLMFQPETGNLSLNLSVTKNLFQALGGKLIVRNRHQHGQVLTIFLPLEMRG encoded by the coding sequence GGTTAATTGGGGAAGATCCGGGCGATCGCAATGGGACCACGACCCACCGGGATGCCGCAACGGTTTGGTTGCGGCGAATTCGGGCCGATCGCCAATGGCAAGGGGCCATCGCCTCCCTGAGTGACCTCCTCGATGGCGAACTCGCAAAGAATGATTCGCATACCCGCAATCCCCTCTCTAGCAAAGGGTTAATTTTATCCGGTCCCGTCCCGGTTTTAAACCAATCCACCCACTTAAAACAGTTCTCAACCTGGACCTTTGCTGGGGTACAGCAGTCCGGCGCATGGTTACCCTCCTCCCTGTGTCCCCTGAGCCCAGATAGCGGTTCCAATACCCCCAACCCCACAGTTTTACCCCTGCTTACCGGGGACCCCCTGGCCCGGGAACACTTTTGTTTGGTGTTGACAGCGCGGTTTAGTCTCGTCATGGTGGTGGGATTAAACTCCGAGGGACAACCGGCATTTCAGTTTTCCTTTGATCCAGAGGAGATTGCTTTAGTCTGGCAAGGGTTGCGATCGCGTCTGCTACCCTTCAAAAATCAGAATGCTATTTCCACCCTAGATCAGCAGTTCCAACAGTTCCCACCCCGCACCCCAGACTACAAACTGGTTTGTCAGTTTACCCAACAGCTTCTGGAATATCTCCCCGAACCCGTAGAACTCGATCGCGAAATGCTAGATGAAATGGAAGCATTCGCGGCAGATTGGACCGGGTGGGGTTCCTCCATGCGGGCCTTACCCCAATCTGGAGGGGATTGTCCCAATGGTGAGGCGGAGATTTGCTGGGAGGTATCTGGTCCCGATGGGAATTCTCGGGTTTCGACCTCTGGTGAACGGAGAACGGCCCTGAGTAATCCAGAACCGGCGACGGCCAAAACCCTGCGATCCAAGGGTGGAAAGGCTGTGGGAACCGTCTCGGCTAAAACTGCGAATCCCCGGAAACCGGCGATCGACCAGCCTTTAGATGACCTGCGGGATGCGGCGAGTAAGAACGTCCGAAACCAGGCCCCGGCCTTGGATGTGGAATTATTACAGGCGATCGCGCACGAAGTTAGAACCCCGTTAGCCACCATCCGCACCCTCACCCGCCTCTTACTCAAACGCCGTCATCTCGATGCGGAGATTATCAAACGCTTAGAAGCGATTGATCGCGAATGTAGCGAGCAAATCGACCGCTTTGGGTTGTTTTTCCGGGCAGTGGAATTGGAAACCACCAAAGATGCTCACGCGCCGGTGCATTTGACTTCCACCTCCCTCACCCAGGTATTAAATAGTTGCATCCCGCGCTGGGAAAAACAAGCCAGCCGACGCAACCTCACCTTAGATGTGATTTTGCCGCAAAAAATGCCCTCAGTGGTCAGTGACCCTTCCTTGTTGGATCAGGTCCTCACCGGGGCGATCGATAACTTCACCTCCACCTTACCCGCCGGAGGCAAACTCCAAGTCGAAATTTCCCTAGCGGGTCATCAGTTGAAGGTAGAACTCCACTCCCAAACCCATGCCTCCGTCAATTCCGAAACCACAGTTTCCGGGACTCAGGCCCTCAAATCTCTCGGTCAAATGTTGATGTTTCAGCCAGAAACCGGCAACCTTAGCCTTAATTTGAGCGTGACTAAAAACCTGTTTCAAGCCCTGGGAGGTAAACTGATTGTCCGCAACCGTCACCAACATGGACAAGTGCTGACTATCTTCTTACCCTTGGAAATGCGGGGATAG
- a CDS encoding AAA family ATPase translates to MRIHKISVTNLFGIFNHSIPLNLDERITIIHGPNGFGKTILLRMLNGLFNSRYLELVTIPFTEFRVEFDEGTQLVVTQSIDKNPKAKKHPATLQLLNAKSSKSEKFQLIDVTSDSKRFKQISQVIDSIIPEINRINYTTWLHLQTNEQLSFEDVIARFGQFFPEELGKIAPDPNWLIDVKKSMPVRLIEAQRLLNLSNVLRGRGYPRFPSSITSVAAYSSVAAYSEELAEHIQSKLAEYGELAQSLDRTFPARVVKTTAPSDLTADKIHTKLREIEEKRYRLIAAGLLNQDEDPDFQVDRSIDDTAKSILSVYVEDVENKLRVFEELAQKIEILKRIINSRFCYKSINVNKEKGFIFQADDSKHLSPENLSSGEQHQLVMLYELLFKAKPNSLILIDEPELSLHVAWQAQFLKDLQEIAQLVNIDVLMATHSPDIISDRWDLTVELKGP, encoded by the coding sequence ATGAGAATCCATAAAATTTCGGTTACCAACCTTTTTGGTATTTTTAATCACTCCATCCCCTTAAATTTAGATGAGCGAATTACTATCATTCATGGTCCCAATGGATTTGGTAAAACTATTTTACTAAGAATGCTGAATGGACTGTTTAATTCCCGTTACTTGGAATTAGTTACGATTCCCTTCACCGAATTTAGGGTCGAGTTTGATGAAGGGACTCAGTTGGTTGTTACCCAGTCAATCGATAAAAATCCCAAAGCTAAGAAGCACCCGGCAACCCTTCAATTGCTTAATGCTAAATCATCGAAAAGCGAGAAATTTCAACTCATTGATGTAACTTCTGATTCTAAGAGATTCAAGCAAATTAGTCAAGTAATTGATAGTATTATTCCAGAAATAAATCGGATTAATTATACAACATGGCTACATTTGCAAACCAATGAGCAACTTTCTTTTGAAGATGTTATTGCTAGATTTGGCCAATTTTTCCCTGAAGAATTAGGAAAAATAGCCCCCGATCCCAATTGGTTAATTGATGTTAAAAAATCTATGCCAGTTCGCTTAATAGAAGCTCAACGGTTATTAAATTTAAGTAATGTTTTGAGAGGGAGGGGGTATCCGAGATTTCCCTCCTCTATAACCTCTGTTGCTGCCTATTCTTCCGTTGCTGCTTACTCTGAAGAACTCGCCGAACATATTCAGAGCAAACTTGCTGAATATGGAGAATTAGCTCAATCCCTGGACCGAACTTTTCCAGCAAGAGTGGTCAAAACCACCGCACCCTCTGACTTAACCGCCGACAAAATTCACACCAAATTAAGAGAAATCGAAGAAAAACGATATCGGCTGATAGCAGCGGGACTTTTGAATCAAGATGAAGACCCCGATTTTCAAGTTGACCGCTCTATTGATGACACAGCCAAAAGCATTTTATCCGTTTATGTAGAAGATGTAGAGAATAAGCTGAGGGTATTTGAGGAACTTGCTCAAAAAATAGAAATTCTCAAACGGATTATTAATAGCCGATTTTGTTATAAAAGTATCAATGTTAATAAAGAAAAGGGTTTTATATTTCAGGCTGATGATAGTAAGCATTTATCTCCCGAGAACTTATCATCCGGTGAGCAACACCAATTGGTAATGCTGTATGAGTTATTATTCAAAGCAAAACCCAATTCCCTGATTCTAATTGATGAGCCTGAACTGTCGTTGCACGTTGCTTGGCAAGCTCAATTCCTCAAAGATTTACAAGAAATCGCCCAATTAGTAAATATTGATGTGTTAATGGCGACCCATTCTCCCGATATTATCAGCGATCGCTGGGATTTGACCGTAGAGCTAAAAGGGCCATGA
- a CDS encoding ATP-binding protein, translated as MNLSTAQDVSLYDCALSAIAPPHPLQVSYPSFKGMVGGVFDLLIEQKIPATLWVKLPDWCNWQGDLERYRHLLGGTNPVYILHPWQGEETPKTRDEEIEEEGGTGKTKELYSRQRYSFFKPRSQDKQRTFDRHLHRHSPPYSAPLTCGIDENSLISDEGTIFMPTKTTLPLCSIQLMLNSKLNEEYFLIVLSPELSVAILASPTQSKGLEPHSHREFQRNKTLVALYSLDQQTIQQVFDGLKVSVSKGQCQSCPISNENQYPIETSGRVCENLLANWDMAFGHLELPKPDPLLLGHLFSKQLQRREQQGEELAGEGELAALRRQNQELLDALEFKDEFLNKIGQELRTPLTNMKTALSLLDSPKLKPAQRDRYSALLHQSCDRQNALIEGFLELVRLESEVDKAKMEAIRLGEIVPGIVSTYQPIAQEKGVLLAYTLRSTLPPVICTRDWLKKIVLNLLQNAIKFTGSGGEVWVRSKQQGDYVQLEFRDTGIGIPPGEIPKVFEAFYRGRQAINDDMEGAGLGLTIVQQLLLHSGGSITVKSRVGRGSVFSILLPVYDESDGEW; from the coding sequence ATGAATTTATCAACAGCTCAGGATGTGTCTCTTTATGATTGCGCCCTCAGTGCGATCGCACCGCCTCATCCCTTGCAAGTTTCCTACCCATCTTTTAAAGGTATGGTGGGCGGTGTATTTGACCTGCTGATCGAACAAAAAATCCCTGCAACCTTGTGGGTGAAGCTTCCAGATTGGTGCAACTGGCAGGGAGACCTTGAGCGCTACCGCCATTTGCTTGGAGGGACGAATCCGGTTTACATCCTCCACCCCTGGCAGGGTGAGGAGACTCCAAAGACGAGGGATGAAGAGATAGAGGAGGAAGGAGGAACCGGAAAAACAAAGGAGTTATATTCCCGACAGCGATACAGCTTTTTTAAACCGCGATCGCAGGATAAACAGAGGACCTTCGATCGCCACCTCCATCGTCACAGTCCCCCCTACAGCGCACCCTTAACCTGCGGCATTGATGAAAATTCCCTGATTAGCGATGAGGGAACAATCTTCATGCCGACAAAAACTACCTTACCCTTATGCTCTATTCAGTTAATGCTCAATAGCAAACTGAACGAGGAATATTTTCTGATTGTGTTGTCCCCGGAATTATCTGTGGCAATTTTAGCCAGTCCCACCCAATCAAAGGGTCTCGAACCCCATTCTCATCGAGAATTTCAGCGAAATAAAACCCTAGTTGCCCTTTATTCCCTAGACCAACAGACAATTCAACAGGTCTTTGATGGATTAAAAGTATCGGTGAGTAAAGGACAGTGCCAGAGTTGTCCAATTTCTAATGAGAATCAATACCCGATCGAGACATCTGGGCGAGTTTGCGAGAATTTACTCGCCAATTGGGACATGGCCTTTGGTCACCTGGAACTGCCTAAACCAGACCCTTTATTATTGGGACATTTATTTAGCAAGCAACTCCAGCGACGGGAACAGCAGGGAGAAGAATTGGCCGGGGAGGGAGAACTGGCCGCATTGCGACGACAAAATCAAGAACTACTGGATGCATTAGAGTTTAAAGACGAGTTTCTGAATAAGATTGGACAGGAACTCCGCACACCGTTAACGAATATGAAAACGGCCTTGAGCTTGTTGGATTCCCCCAAACTCAAACCAGCGCAACGAGACCGATATAGTGCGTTGTTGCATCAGTCTTGCGATCGCCAAAATGCTTTAATCGAAGGATTTCTAGAACTGGTGCGCCTAGAAAGCGAGGTGGATAAAGCCAAAATGGAGGCAATCCGCTTGGGAGAAATTGTCCCGGGAATCGTCAGTACCTATCAGCCGATCGCCCAGGAAAAAGGCGTACTCCTCGCCTATACCCTCCGGAGCACTTTACCCCCGGTAATTTGCACCCGAGACTGGCTCAAAAAAATTGTGCTGAATTTGCTGCAAAATGCGATAAAATTCACCGGGTCTGGCGGGGAAGTTTGGGTGCGTTCCAAGCAACAAGGCGATTATGTTCAACTAGAATTTCGCGACACGGGTATCGGCATTCCACCCGGGGAAATTCCTAAAGTTTTTGAAGCCTTTTATCGGGGTCGTCAAGCCATTAATGATGATATGGAAGGAGCTGGACTGGGATTAACCATTGTCCAACAGCTTTTACTCCATTCCGGGGGTTCAATTACGGTCAAAAGCCGAGTCGGACGGGGTTCGGTGTTTAGCATTTTATTACCCGTTTACGACGAAAGCGATGGGGAATGGTGA
- a CDS encoding UDP-N-acetylmuramoyl-L-alanyl-D-glutamate--2,6-diaminopimelate ligase has product MKLKALLPSILLETLDKEALEIEVTGLSTNSHACQPGDLFIGMPGTRVDGGDFWPSAIASGAVAALVSPQAAQKHPPQSDAVVIPVADMTAACAQVAAAFYGEPGKKLNLIGVTGTNGKTTTTHLVEFILQKVQKPTALLGTLYVRWPGFEQVAAHTTPFAVDLNHQLSDAVQAGCEFGVMEVSSHSLAQGRVQGLPFQVGIFTNLTQDHLDFHETMEAYFEAKAKLFSAEYLAGRAVVNIDDSYGQRLAQRLSGDQIWGYSTHNSQADLWTSDIQYEPAGVKGMLHTPVGEAEFSLPLVGQYNVENMLAAVGAVLHFGVPLAQIVAVLPEFPGVPGRMEQVLIKPDQDISAIVDYAHTPDSLENVLKATRPFISGKLICVFGCGGDRDRTKRPIMGKIAAELADVVVVTSDNPRTEDPEQILKDVAAGIPENISARVIGDRATAIRTAILEAKPGDGVVIAGKGHEDYQILGTEKIHFDDREQAREALNQRFAAVV; this is encoded by the coding sequence ATGAAGCTCAAAGCGTTATTACCCAGCATTCTGTTAGAGACCCTTGACAAGGAGGCGCTGGAAATCGAGGTCACGGGTTTAAGTACCAATTCCCATGCGTGCCAACCTGGGGATCTCTTTATCGGAATGCCGGGAACCCGGGTGGATGGCGGTGATTTTTGGCCCTCGGCGATCGCCTCCGGTGCCGTGGCGGCCTTAGTCAGTCCCCAAGCGGCGCAAAAACATCCCCCGCAATCCGATGCCGTGGTAATTCCCGTGGCAGATATGACCGCTGCTTGTGCCCAAGTTGCTGCCGCGTTTTATGGGGAACCGGGGAAAAAACTCAATTTAATTGGGGTAACCGGGACCAATGGCAAAACCACCACGACTCATTTAGTCGAGTTTATTCTCCAGAAGGTCCAAAAACCTACGGCGCTATTAGGGACCCTCTATGTCCGGTGGCCGGGATTTGAACAGGTGGCGGCCCATACGACCCCGTTTGCGGTGGATTTGAATCATCAGTTAAGTGATGCAGTCCAGGCGGGATGTGAATTTGGGGTGATGGAAGTTAGTTCCCATTCCTTGGCCCAAGGACGGGTGCAGGGTCTGCCGTTTCAAGTCGGGATTTTTACCAATTTGACCCAGGACCACCTCGATTTCCATGAAACGATGGAGGCTTACTTTGAGGCCAAAGCCAAGCTGTTCAGCGCGGAATATTTGGCCGGTCGCGCGGTGGTGAATATTGATGATAGTTATGGACAGCGCTTGGCGCAACGGTTGAGTGGGGATCAGATTTGGGGTTATAGCACCCACAATTCCCAGGCGGATTTATGGACGAGTGATATCCAGTATGAACCGGCAGGAGTGAAGGGGATGCTGCATACGCCTGTGGGTGAGGCAGAGTTTTCTTTGCCTTTGGTGGGTCAATATAATGTGGAAAATATGCTGGCGGCAGTGGGGGCGGTCCTGCATTTTGGGGTTCCCTTGGCCCAGATTGTGGCGGTGTTGCCGGAATTTCCGGGAGTACCGGGACGGATGGAACAGGTGCTGATTAAACCGGACCAGGATATTAGCGCGATCGTGGATTATGCTCATACGCCGGATAGTTTGGAAAATGTGCTGAAGGCGACGCGACCTTTTATTTCCGGGAAATTGATTTGTGTGTTTGGGTGCGGGGGCGATCGCGATCGCACCAAACGTCCGATTATGGGTAAAATTGCGGCAGAACTGGCGGATGTGGTGGTGGTGACTTCGGATAATCCTCGGACTGAAGACCCGGAACAGATTTTAAAAGATGTGGCGGCAGGGATTCCGGAGAATATCTCAGCGCGAGTGATTGGCGATCGGGCTACCGCGATTCGGACCGCCATCCTGGAAGCAAAACCCGGGGATGGGGTGGTGATTGCCGGGAAGGGCCATGAAGACTATCAAATTCTCGGGACGGAAAAAATCCATTTTGATGACCGAGAGCAAGCGCGCGAGGCGTTAAATCAACGGTTTGCCGCTGTGGTTTAA
- the cysH gene encoding phosphoadenosine phosphosulfate reductase: MTYYSKETSMVNSVQAPTKSTTSLDLDELNERFESSHPQEILAWCVNNFPTGLVQSTAFGASGMVVMDLLYRELKSNPPVPVLFLDTLHHFAETLELVERSKQHYNLDLHIYKNSEASDRQEFAKRYGTALWHSNVEQFHYLTKVEPLKRGLEELNVVAWITGRRRDQSSSRAQMPIFERDKDGRIKVNPLANWTRKETWAYIMQHGVPYNTLHDQGYGSIGDEPLTTPVGAGEHERAGRWRGSAKSECGIHI, from the coding sequence ATGACTTATTACAGTAAAGAAACGAGCATGGTCAACTCAGTACAGGCACCAACTAAATCCACCACCAGCCTCGACTTGGATGAACTCAACGAACGATTTGAGTCCTCCCATCCCCAAGAGATTCTGGCTTGGTGCGTCAACAATTTTCCCACCGGGCTTGTGCAAAGCACGGCATTTGGAGCCAGTGGCATGGTTGTCATGGACCTCCTCTACCGTGAATTGAAATCCAATCCCCCGGTGCCTGTGCTGTTTTTGGACACCTTGCACCACTTTGCCGAAACTCTGGAACTGGTAGAACGCTCTAAGCAGCACTACAACTTAGATTTGCATATCTACAAAAACTCAGAAGCCAGCGATCGCCAAGAGTTCGCTAAACGTTACGGCACCGCCTTGTGGCATAGCAACGTTGAACAATTCCACTATCTCACGAAAGTGGAGCCCCTGAAACGCGGTTTGGAAGAACTCAACGTCGTCGCCTGGATCACCGGACGTCGCCGGGACCAATCCAGTTCTCGCGCTCAAATGCCTATTTTTGAACGGGATAAAGACGGACGCATTAAAGTCAATCCCCTAGCGAACTGGACCCGCAAAGAAACCTGGGCCTACATCATGCAGCATGGTGTCCCTTATAACACCCTGCACGATCAAGGGTATGGCAGCATTGGTGATGAACCCCTGACAACTCCCGTGGGTGCAGGCGAACATGAACGCGCTGGACGCTGGCGGGGTTCGGCTAAAAGCGAATGCGGCATTCATATCTAA
- a CDS encoding DUF4435 domain-containing protein, with amino-acid sequence MREHLTPDRVANKIRLMRTQYQGTFLITEGDTDARVWKNLVNSRLCSVENANNKQKAIAALDILEKDNCVGVLAVVDADFDSLEGNLSQTPNLLMTDSHDLETMLLQSPALEKVLAEYGSEEKINKLTKSTGQDIRTLLILPGVFIGYLRWLSLKEGLSLKFEDLSFKKFIHETTLALDKFKLIKTIKNNSQRHDLDEQILHQQIENLKQNTHNPWAVCCGHDLICILSIGLCKALGSCNTKQVESIILEKDLRLAYERSFFSRTELYQAILQWEAANQPFQVLASNEE; translated from the coding sequence ATGAGAGAACATTTAACACCGGATCGCGTCGCGAATAAAATTCGCTTAATGCGGACTCAATATCAGGGAACCTTTTTAATAACCGAAGGCGATACCGATGCAAGGGTCTGGAAAAATTTAGTCAATAGCAGACTATGTTCGGTAGAAAATGCTAACAACAAACAAAAAGCTATTGCTGCTCTCGATATCCTAGAAAAGGATAACTGCGTCGGAGTCTTAGCGGTTGTGGATGCTGATTTTGATAGCCTAGAGGGGAACCTATCCCAAACCCCGAATCTACTCATGACCGACAGTCACGACCTGGAAACCATGTTACTCCAGTCGCCTGCCTTGGAAAAAGTTTTAGCTGAATATGGGTCAGAAGAAAAAATAAACAAGCTGACTAAATCTACAGGTCAAGATATTCGGACCCTCCTGATTTTACCCGGAGTTTTTATTGGCTACTTGCGATGGTTGTCTCTCAAAGAGGGTCTTTCCTTAAAATTTGAAGATTTATCCTTTAAAAAATTTATTCATGAGACCACTTTAGCCTTAGATAAATTCAAACTAATCAAAACTATTAAAAATAACTCCCAAAGGCATGATTTAGACGAACAAATCCTTCACCAGCAGATAGAAAATTTAAAACAAAATACTCACAACCCCTGGGCTGTCTGCTGCGGTCATGATCTCATCTGCATTCTGTCTATTGGACTCTGTAAAGCCTTGGGGTCTTGTAACACCAAGCAAGTCGAAAGCATTATCCTAGAAAAAGATTTACGTTTGGCTTATGAACGGTCATTTTTTTCAAGGACAGAACTATACCAAGCTATTCTACAATGGGAAGCCGCAAATCAGCCCTTTCAGGTTTTGGCTTCTAATGAAGAATAG
- a CDS encoding glutaredoxin family protein, protein MRLILYSKPGCHLCEGLQEKLDQIRDLNFELEVRDITTQADWFAAYQYEIPVLCRVIPPDPDSEIPPKEEPLPRPSPRASVQQVQQMLQQYFPKNDSQ, encoded by the coding sequence ATGCGATTAATTTTGTACAGCAAGCCCGGTTGCCACCTCTGCGAGGGGTTGCAGGAAAAATTAGACCAGATTCGGGATTTGAACTTTGAGCTAGAGGTGCGCGACATTACCACCCAAGCCGATTGGTTCGCGGCGTATCAGTATGAAATCCCCGTCCTCTGCCGCGTGATTCCTCCGGACCCAGACTCGGAAATTCCCCCAAAAGAGGAACCCTTGCCGAGGCCCTCTCCTCGGGCCTCGGTGCAGCAAGTGCAGCAAATGTTACAGCAATACTTTCCGAAAAATGATTCACAATAG
- a CDS encoding transposase produces the protein MQAGDSLIAVPVTFKIQDGLQTADVNSPTLVDKMSGLCRAYMKAGSYVILDAYFASKKLIKQFRSDSIHLITRVKINTVAKHPLPPSSVKKGPGRPRIWGQSLELRTLFNDPNSLKTESLFLYGKKQKVSYRTIDLHWDCPENLVRFVLVLWPGGKPSILLSTDLDLSGVEIITAYSWRFKIEVTFRTLIEILSGFNYRFWMKNMAPSSRGPKNMNIQDYSDEDRVNIQEKIEAFERFVNLNALVLGILQILSLSMPSTIWQGFSGWFRTVPSSGYPSEQIVRLTLQQSAPSILAESPPSLLLTKFLHAKESFRLGAIHRRTG, from the coding sequence TTGCAAGCCGGGGATTCTCTAATTGCCGTCCCGGTTACGTTTAAAATTCAAGATGGACTTCAAACAGCTGATGTAAATTCACCGACTTTAGTTGATAAAATGTCTGGCTTATGTAGGGCTTACATGAAAGCTGGAAGTTACGTCATTTTAGATGCCTATTTTGCTTCAAAAAAATTAATTAAGCAGTTTCGGTCCGATTCAATTCATTTAATTACTCGGGTCAAGATTAATACGGTCGCCAAGCATCCGTTACCACCGTCCTCCGTGAAAAAAGGTCCCGGCAGGCCTCGCATTTGGGGACAATCACTGGAATTACGCACGTTATTTAATGACCCAAATTCTTTAAAGACTGAATCGTTATTCCTTTATGGAAAGAAACAGAAAGTCAGTTATCGTACAATAGATTTACATTGGGACTGTCCCGAAAATTTAGTGCGTTTTGTGTTGGTATTGTGGCCCGGAGGAAAACCCAGCATTCTACTTTCAACAGACCTGGATTTATCGGGAGTAGAAATCATAACGGCTTATAGTTGGCGGTTTAAAATTGAAGTGACTTTTCGGACCTTAATCGAGATTTTATCCGGCTTCAACTATCGCTTCTGGATGAAAAATATGGCTCCCTCTTCCCGAGGACCTAAAAATATGAATATCCAAGACTACTCTGATGAAGACCGGGTGAATATCCAAGAGAAAATAGAAGCATTTGAACGATTTGTCAATCTAAATGCTTTAGTTTTAGGGATTTTACAAATTCTGAGCTTATCCATGCCCTCGACGATTTGGCAAGGTTTTTCGGGTTGGTTCAGAACCGTACCTAGCAGTGGTTATCCGAGTGAGCAAATTGTTCGGCTTACTCTACAACAATCTGCACCTTCTATTTTAGCTGAAAGTCCACCCAGCTTACTTTTGACAAAATTCCTTCACGCCAAAGAGTCATTCAGGCTGGGAGCCATACACAGACGAACTGGATAG